The following is a genomic window from Methylomarinum vadi.
TAGGCTGATTTTGGCTGCGGTATTGGCCAGTGCCCCTGCCGCGGCGGAAACCGTGTTCGTGACGCTGGAGAAGGACAATGCGATTGCCGTGGTCGACCCGCTTGAGGGTAAACTGGTTAAAACCTTCGAGGTCGGGCAGCGCCCGCGCGGCATCGCCTTGAGCGCCGACCGGAAGCAGCTTTATATCGCGATCAGCGATGATGACACGATCAAGATCATCGACGCCGACAGTTTCGCCGAGATCGGCCGCCTACCATCGGGCGAAGATCCCGAAACCTTCGCGTTGAATCCCGACGGCAGTCTGCTTTACGTCTCCAACGAGGACGACAATCTGGTCACGGTGATCGATATTGCCAAACGCAAAGCCGTGGCACAGATACCGGTCGGCATCGAACCGGAAGGCATCGCGGTCAGTCCCGACAATCGCTGGGTGGTTAGCGCCTCGGAGACGACCAATATGCTGCACTGGATCGACCCCAAGACCAATAAGATCGTCGCTAACACGTTGGTCGACCCGCGTCCCCGCGCCGCCAGTTTCACCGCCGACGGCCAGCAATTGTGGGCGACCTCGGAGATCGCCGGAACGCTGATGATTTTGGATACGGCCACGCAAGCGATCGTCAAGAAAATTCGCCTCGACGTGCCGGGCGTGACCGCCGACAAAATCCAGCCGGTCGGTGTCGTGATCGACCGGGAGCGGCGTTGGGGCTATGTGGCCATGGGCCCGGCCAACCGGATCGCCGTGATCGACGCGCAAACCTATGAGGTGGAAAAATATCTGTTGGTCGGGCAAAGGGTGTGGAATTTGGCTTTTTCGCCCGACGGCAAGCGCCTCTATACCACCAACGGCGTCAGCAACGACATCTCCATCATCGACCTGGAGGAACAGAAAGTCACCAAGTCGGTGGCGGTAGGCCGTTATCCCTGGGGCGTGGTGGCTAGGCCATGACGACACAACACGCATTGGAAATCAGCGAACTCAGTTTCGCTTACGGCAGCAAAAAAGCCCTGGACGAGGTCGGCTTCAGTGTCGAGGTCGGCGAATGCACGATGTTGTTGGGGCCGAACGGGGCCGGCAAGAGTACGCTGTTTTCGCTGATCACCCGGCTTTACGACAGCCGCCAGGGCAGCATCAAGCTGTGCGGTTATGACGTTAGAAAGGATAGCCGTAAGGCCCTGGCCCAGCTCGGCGTCGTGTTCCAACAGAGTACGTTGGACCCGGATCTGACGGTGCTGCAGAATCTGCGTTACCACAGCGCGCTGCACGGCATCGGCCGCAAGCAGGCCAATCGGCGCATCCAGGAGGAATTGGAACGTTTCGAAATGTACGACCGGCGCAAGGAAAAAGTTCGGCAACTGAACGGCGGTCACCGGCGCCGGGTGGAGATCGCTCGCGCCTTGCTGCATCAACCCAAATTGCTGCTGCTGGACGAACCGACCGTCGGCCTGGACGTGCCCAGCCGCCACGGCATCGTCGAGCACGTGCACAAACTGGTCGAGGAGACCGATCTGGCCGTGCTGTGGGCGACCCATTTGATCGATGAAATTTATCCCGAGGACCAATTGATTATTTTGCATAAAGGCCGAGTCATGGCGAAGAGTAATGTCGAACGGTTGCTAGAGAAAACCGGCGCCACCATCCATGAAGTCTTTTCCAAGTTGACCAGGGGGTAGGCATGGCGATCTTGCATTATTGGCGCGCGATGTGGGGGATCATTGGCCGCGAATTATGGCGATTCCTGAGGCAACGCGGGCGCTTTATTTCGGCGCTGGTCAGACCGCTGGTGTGGTTGTTCATCTTTGCGGCGGGCTTTCGTGCCGCGTTGGGCCTGGCCATCGAGCCGCCCTACGAGACTTATATTTTGTACGAGGTGTATATCACGCCGGGCCTGATCGGCATGATTCAATTGTTCAACGGCATGCAGAGTTCGTTGTCGATGGTCTACGACCGGGAAATGGGCAGCATGCGCATCCTGCTGGTGTCGCCGCTACCGCGCTGGTTTCTGTTGTTGAGCAAGCTGATCGCCGGCACCGCTGTGTCGATCGTGCAGGTCTACGTGTTTTTGGGCATCGCCTGGCTTTACGATATCCGGCCGCCATTGGAGGGTTATCTATGGGTGCTGCCGGCCTTGGTGCTGTCCGGCATGATGCTGGGGGCGCTGGGCTTGCTGCTGTCGTCGTTCATCAAACAACTGGAAAACTTCGCCGGGGTGATGAATTTCGTCATATTCCCGATGTTTTTCATGTCCACCGCCCTGTATCCGCTGTGGAAAATCAAAGAGTCCAGCGAACTGCTGCATACCCTGGCGCAATACAACCCTTTTTCCCAGGCGGTCGAACTGATCCGCTTCGCCCTTTACGAGCAATACAACGAATACGCCTTGATCTATACCGCGTCGGCCTTCGCCGTTTTTATGCTAATCGCCGTGCTCGGCTACAATCCTTCCAAGGGCATGATGGTGCGCAAGGGCGGAGGGTGATTGATAGCTTTGAGGAACAGTGTAGGGCGGAAAAGCGTAGCGTCTTCCGCCGTCAACAAATCACATTGCTTCGGTGGAGAGGTGTCGGATGTCGCTCATCCAACCTACTATTTACGACTCTTTCAAATTCGTCGCATGCAACCCGCATTCCTTATGTCCGGCTTCCCACCACCAGCGTCCCGAGCGTTCGTGTTGATTGGGTAGGATGGGGCGGGTGCAGGGTTCGCAGCCGATGCTGGTGAAGCCCTTTTCGTGCAGTTCGTTATAGGGCACCTGATAGGCTTCGATGTAGTCCCAGACTTTTGCCGAGGTCCAGTTCGTCAGTGGATTGAACTTGATTAATTCTTTTCCGGGCGCGGAAAAGGCCGTGTCCGTTTGCACTTCCGGCAGGTCGGCGCGGGTGTCCTGGCTTTGGTCCTTGCGCTGGCCGGTGATCCAGGCATCGAGCTGGGCCAGCTTGTGTTTCAGCGGTTCCACTTTGCGGATGCCGCAGCATTCCTGGTGGCCGTCCTCGTAAAAGCTGAACAGGCCTTTTTCCTTGACGAAGCGGTCGAGCAGTTCCCGGTTTGGGCTCAGCACGTCGATATCGATCTGATAATGTTTTCTGACTTTTTCGATGAAGCGGTAGGTTTCCGAATGCAGACGGCCGGTATCCAGCGTGAAGACCTGGACATCCTTGCGGATGTTTATGGCCATGTCGATCAGCACGACATCCTCGGCGCCGCTGAAGGAAATGGCGATATTGTCGAAGTTTTCCAGGGCCTTTCTGAGGATGATGCGAGGGTTTTTGTCTTGTAATTCGGTTTGCGTTTGCTGTAAATCGAATGAAGTCATGATTGGTTTGGTTATTTTTGGTCGAAATAATTGTGCAAGAATTGGTCGAAGTCTAGGTGATTATTGGCTTCGATTTCCTGTTGCTTGCTATGCGACATCAGTGCCATTTCGTCGAATTGGCGGTTGATATCGGTGGACAGCTTACGGTTTTTGAAAAAAAGACGATGTTCGGCCGAAGTATCCAGGCCATAACGGCCGAAGGGTTGCCGGTTTTGCGCCATGGCGGCGAGGATTCTGGCCGAAGGCGTCAGGTCAGGATTCGCCACCAGTTTTTGTTGTTGCGCCAGGGCGCGGCTGTATGGTCGGTCGGGGTTTTGCGAATCAAGGATTTCGCAAATCGGCTCCATCGCCCGGAGAATTTTTTCGGCCCACTCCTTCAACACTACTTTCCGGCCGCCGTTCAACAATTCGACGCCGGGCCTTCGCCCTTCATGAGCGACCGTCAGTTGGTTGAAATTATTGATCGGCCGTTCTTCATCGGCCAGTGGCGGGCTATCCTGCAACAGGCAATGCAATAAGAAGGCTTCGAGAAAACGGCATTTGTCGTCGTCGATGCCGATCGGGTTGAACAAGTCCAGATCCAGCGAACGGATTTCGACGTAACGCACGCCCCGGCGTTTCAAGGCCAGCGTGGGTTTTTCGCCGGAATTGGCAATCTGCTTGGGGCGAATGATGCTGTAGAACTCGTTTTCGATCTGCAGGATGTTGGCGTTGAGCTGATGATATTCGTCGTCGGTCTTGACGCCGATTTTTTCATATTCGGGGTAGGGGGTTTCGATCGCCTTGCCGAGGCTGCCGACATAGCCGTTTAGCGAGTTGTAATCGATTTTTAGATCGGCCTGGTTTTTACTCTTATAGCCGATATCGCTCATGCGCAACGAGGTGGCGTAAGGATGGTACAAGGTATAACGGTCGAATTCATCGAACTGCCGCATCAGATGGGGACGGCTTTTGAAAAAGCTTTTG
Proteins encoded in this region:
- a CDS encoding PQQ-dependent catabolism-associated beta-propeller protein, yielding MRRWNRLILAAVLASAPAAAETVFVTLEKDNAIAVVDPLEGKLVKTFEVGQRPRGIALSADRKQLYIAISDDDTIKIIDADSFAEIGRLPSGEDPETFALNPDGSLLYVSNEDDNLVTVIDIAKRKAVAQIPVGIEPEGIAVSPDNRWVVSASETTNMLHWIDPKTNKIVANTLVDPRPRAASFTADGQQLWATSEIAGTLMILDTATQAIVKKIRLDVPGVTADKIQPVGVVIDRERRWGYVAMGPANRIAVIDAQTYEVEKYLLVGQRVWNLAFSPDGKRLYTTNGVSNDISIIDLEEQKVTKSVAVGRYPWGVVARP
- a CDS encoding phosphoadenylyl-sulfate reductase; the protein is MTSFDLQQTQTELQDKNPRIILRKALENFDNIAISFSGAEDVVLIDMAINIRKDVQVFTLDTGRLHSETYRFIEKVRKHYQIDIDVLSPNRELLDRFVKEKGLFSFYEDGHQECCGIRKVEPLKHKLAQLDAWITGQRKDQSQDTRADLPEVQTDTAFSAPGKELIKFNPLTNWTSAKVWDYIEAYQVPYNELHEKGFTSIGCEPCTRPILPNQHERSGRWWWEAGHKECGLHATNLKES
- a CDS encoding ABC transporter ATP-binding protein encodes the protein MTTQHALEISELSFAYGSKKALDEVGFSVEVGECTMLLGPNGAGKSTLFSLITRLYDSRQGSIKLCGYDVRKDSRKALAQLGVVFQQSTLDPDLTVLQNLRYHSALHGIGRKQANRRIQEELERFEMYDRRKEKVRQLNGGHRRRVEIARALLHQPKLLLLDEPTVGLDVPSRHGIVEHVHKLVEETDLAVLWATHLIDEIYPEDQLIILHKGRVMAKSNVERLLEKTGATIHEVFSKLTRG
- a CDS encoding ABC transporter permease; the encoded protein is MAILHYWRAMWGIIGRELWRFLRQRGRFISALVRPLVWLFIFAAGFRAALGLAIEPPYETYILYEVYITPGLIGMIQLFNGMQSSLSMVYDREMGSMRILLVSPLPRWFLLLSKLIAGTAVSIVQVYVFLGIAWLYDIRPPLEGYLWVLPALVLSGMMLGALGLLLSSFIKQLENFAGVMNFVIFPMFFMSTALYPLWKIKESSELLHTLAQYNPFSQAVELIRFALYEQYNEYALIYTASAFAVFMLIAVLGYNPSKGMMVRKGGG
- the gshA gene encoding glutamate--cysteine ligase, producing MNINTQPIPARLQYLIDQQQQHLLSRGLKGIEKESLRISADGMISQTDHPAALGSALTHPHITTDYSEALLEFITPPFVDVRDSLSYLTDIHQYVYEHLNNEMLLTTSMPCGINGDESIRIAEYGSSNIGKMKHVYRVGLWHRYGRTMQAIAGIHFNYSVPEALWPLLHRHSGSPLALEQFIADAYFGLIRNFLRQGWLILYLFGASPAICKSFFKSRPHLMRQFDEFDRYTLYHPYATSLRMSDIGYKSKNQADLKIDYNSLNGYVGSLGKAIETPYPEYEKIGVKTDDEYHQLNANILQIENEFYSIIRPKQIANSGEKPTLALKRRGVRYVEIRSLDLDLFNPIGIDDDKCRFLEAFLLHCLLQDSPPLADEERPINNFNQLTVAHEGRRPGVELLNGGRKVVLKEWAEKILRAMEPICEILDSQNPDRPYSRALAQQQKLVANPDLTPSARILAAMAQNRQPFGRYGLDTSAEHRLFFKNRKLSTDINRQFDEMALMSHSKQQEIEANNHLDFDQFLHNYFDQK